From the genome of Vulpes lagopus strain Blue_001 chromosome 2, ASM1834538v1, whole genome shotgun sequence, one region includes:
- the INSYN2A gene encoding inhibitory synaptic factor 2A isoform X4, whose product MVSKETSKCVLTTSEGEVEPAACLALEMKYALDPNRQIKKRNKALQVRFKDICEAQNEQRDAQLPAGPPGDRREAKPASSRAAYRKYMTVPARRSIPNVTKSTGVQTSPDLKKCYQTFPLDRKKGNLKGIPAADAFKSQNNGFGPDAKDKREEGPGEAGRPWGGGRVPKAAAPVAHSDEHVDALERPAAVNCAEPGGGPAEASCPDGALPDAPGPEPALPGKPRPGRATPDTDEAAPAAHGTLFKTEVATVYTPAPGPRGPEAAWSNPGAPGERPLCPAAEQEPRRAARLDGLRAAPGPAAACSPPTQCLSPECSEQPPQTRALPGEESQPCPPAATAGEECRQIVPHTEVVDLKAQLQVMEDLISSSQETIKVLLGVIQELEKGEAHREGLSYRTGQDTANCDTCRNSACIIYRREEMKSTRTGL is encoded by the coding sequence ATGGTCAGTAAGGAAACCAGCAAATGCGTACTCACGACGTCCGAGGGTGAAGTGGAACCTGCCGCCTGCCTGGCCCTGGAGATGAAGTATGCCCTGGATCCCAACCGGCAGATTAAAAAACGGAATAAAGCCCTACAGGTGCGGTTTAAGGACATCTGCGAGGCGCAGAATGAGCAGCGGGACGCGCAGCTCCCGGCGGGGCCGCCGGGCGACAGGCGGGAGGCCAAGCCCGCGTCCTCCAGGGCGGCCTACCGCAAGTACATGACCGTGCCCGCTCGCAGGTCCATCCCCAATGTCACCAAGAGCACGGGCGTGCAGACCTCGCCGGACCTCAAAAAGTGCTACCAGACCTTCCCTCTGGACCGCAAGAAAGGGAACCTCAAGGGCATCCCGGCGGCGGATGCCTTTAAAAGTCAAAACAACGGGTTCGGGCCGGACGCCAAGGACAAGCGCGAGGAGGGCCCCGGGGAGGCCGGCCGGCCGTGGGGTGGCGGCCGGGTGCCCAAGGCGGCGGCCCCGGTGGCCCACTCGGACGAGCACGTGGACGCGCTGGAGCGGCCGGCCGCGGTCAACTGTGCGGAGCCGGGCGGCGGCCCTGCCGAGGCCAGCTGCCCAGACGGGGCCCTGCCCGACGCCCCGGGGCCCGAGCCCGCGCTGCCCGGGAAGCCGAGGCCCGGCCGCGCAACGCCGGACACCGACGAGGCCGCTCCGGCGGCCCACGGGACGCTGTTTAAGACAGAGGTGGCCACCGTGTACACGCCtgcccccgggccccggggccccgaggCCGCCTGGTCAAACCCCGGTGCCCCGGGCGAGCGGCCCCTCTGCCCGGCGGCCGAGCAGGAGCCCAGGAGGGCCGCGCGCCTCGATGGGCTCCGGGctgccccgggccccgcggccgccTGCTCGCCTCCGACGCAGTGCCTGTCCCCCGAATGTAGTGAGCAGCCCCCGCAGACTCGAGCCCTGCCGGGGGAGGAGAGCCAGCCTTGCCCCCCGGCCGCCACGGCGGGCGAAGAATGCCGACAAATCGTGCCTCACACGGAGGTGGTCGACCTGAAAGCACAGCTGCAGGTGATGGAGGACCTGATCAGTTCCAGCCAGGAAACCATCAAAGTGCTCTTGGGGGTCATTCAGGAGTTGGAGAAAGGAGAGGCCCATCGGGAAGG